Proteins co-encoded in one Flavobacterium sp. M31R6 genomic window:
- a CDS encoding GH3 auxin-responsive promoter family protein → MSLKSIAAKIFAQKIYKKTQAWANSPVETQKAVFQSLIQTAKQTQFGKDHDFDQIKSYEDFAKQVPVRDYEALKPYVDRVVKGEENILWKGKPLYFAKTSGTTSGAKYIPLTKESMPYHIEAARNAILLYIHETKNADFVKGKMIFLQGSPILEEKYGIKLGRLSGIVAHFVPKYLQKNRLPSWETNCIEDWETKVNAIVNETIDEDMSIISGIPSWVQMYFEKLQQRAGKPVGEIFKNFNLFIYGGVNYEPYRAKFENLIGRKVDSIELFPASEGFFAYQDSQKEKGMLLLLNAGIFYEFIKSEDFFTESPKRYTIGEVELGVNYVLIISTNAGLWAYNIGDTVQFTSLKPYRVIVSGRIKHYISAFGEHVIGKEVEHALQEAMIGTTIRVNEFTVAPQITPIEGLPYHEWFIEFENEPEDSIAFAEALDNAMRKQNIYYDDLIVGHVLKKLVVTKVAKNGFQDYMKSIGKLGGQNKIPRLSNDRKIVDLLEKTQDSKD, encoded by the coding sequence ATGTCACTAAAATCGATTGCAGCAAAAATTTTTGCACAAAAAATATATAAAAAGACACAAGCTTGGGCCAATTCTCCAGTTGAAACCCAGAAAGCTGTTTTCCAAAGTTTGATACAGACCGCTAAGCAAACTCAATTTGGGAAAGACCATGATTTTGACCAGATAAAAAGCTATGAGGATTTTGCAAAACAAGTTCCTGTTCGCGATTACGAAGCTTTGAAACCCTATGTGGATAGAGTAGTAAAGGGGGAAGAAAATATACTTTGGAAAGGGAAACCACTTTATTTTGCAAAAACTTCGGGAACGACATCGGGAGCGAAATACATTCCGTTGACCAAGGAATCAATGCCATATCATATTGAAGCAGCCCGAAATGCGATTTTGCTTTACATACACGAAACCAAAAATGCCGATTTTGTAAAGGGGAAAATGATTTTTTTGCAGGGAAGTCCCATTCTGGAAGAGAAATATGGAATAAAACTGGGAAGATTGTCTGGAATTGTGGCACATTTTGTTCCAAAATATTTGCAAAAAAACCGACTGCCTTCTTGGGAAACCAATTGTATTGAAGATTGGGAAACCAAAGTAAATGCAATTGTCAATGAAACCATTGACGAAGATATGTCCATAATTTCAGGAATTCCATCATGGGTACAAATGTATTTTGAAAAACTGCAACAAAGAGCAGGAAAGCCCGTTGGTGAGATTTTCAAGAATTTCAATTTGTTTATTTATGGTGGTGTTAATTATGAACCATACAGAGCTAAATTTGAAAACCTTATAGGCAGAAAAGTTGATAGCATCGAATTATTTCCCGCCTCGGAAGGTTTTTTTGCTTATCAGGATTCCCAAAAAGAAAAAGGAATGTTGTTGTTGCTGAATGCCGGAATTTTTTATGAATTTATAAAAAGCGAAGACTTTTTTACCGAAAGTCCAAAACGTTATACCATAGGTGAAGTGGAGTTGGGCGTAAACTATGTTTTGATTATTTCGACCAACGCAGGGCTTTGGGCTTATAATATTGGCGACACCGTTCAGTTTACTTCTTTGAAACCATATCGAGTTATTGTTTCAGGTCGAATCAAGCATTATATCTCGGCTTTTGGAGAGCATGTTATTGGCAAAGAAGTTGAACACGCTTTGCAGGAAGCCATGATAGGAACAACAATAAGAGTGAATGAATTTACTGTGGCGCCACAAATCACGCCTATTGAAGGTTTGCCGTATCATGAATGGTTTATCGAATTTGAGAACGAACCGGAAGACAGTATTGCTTTTGCGGAAGCGCTGGACAATGCCATGAGAAAACAAAACATTTACTATGATGATTTGATTGTGGGTCATGTTTTGAAAAAATTGGTTGTCACCAAAGTGGCTAAAAACGGTTTCCAGGACTATATGAAATCCATTGGGAAATTAGGGGGGCAGAATAAAATCCCAAGGCTTTCCAATGACAGGAAAATTGTGGATTTGTTAGAAAAAACCCAGGATAGTAAAGATTAA
- a CDS encoding ABC transporter ATP-binding protein, whose translation MSYLEIKDLEISFPTPKGKYIAVKDINLSIKKGEIISIIGHSGCGKSTIMNAIGGMLTPTGGSVLLDNKNIKGPGPDRGIVFQNYSLLPWLTVENNIFQAVDSVMDCSTAEKHEIVIKNLKMVNLFQHKDKLPGQLSGGMKQRVAIARAFAINPGVLLMDEPFGALDALTKGSMQLEVLKLWNLDNREKTIIMITHDIEEALFLSDRIVVLHNGPASTIREIVTVNLARPRNKIEIVKTPEYIELRDHLLHLLTDHFSIEDMGVTYKN comes from the coding sequence ATGAGCTATTTAGAAATAAAAGATTTGGAAATATCTTTTCCAACTCCAAAAGGAAAATACATTGCAGTAAAAGACATTAACCTTTCTATCAAAAAAGGTGAAATCATATCCATCATCGGACACTCAGGCTGTGGAAAATCAACCATTATGAATGCGATAGGAGGAATGCTGACCCCAACTGGCGGATCGGTATTATTAGATAATAAAAACATCAAAGGGCCAGGACCAGATCGTGGAATTGTTTTCCAAAACTATTCGTTATTGCCTTGGTTAACTGTGGAAAACAACATTTTTCAGGCGGTAGATTCTGTTATGGATTGCTCCACAGCAGAGAAACACGAAATCGTGATCAAAAACCTAAAAATGGTTAATTTGTTCCAACATAAAGATAAACTTCCTGGACAACTTTCTGGTGGAATGAAGCAAAGAGTGGCTATTGCGAGAGCTTTTGCCATTAATCCAGGAGTATTGTTGATGGACGAACCTTTTGGAGCGCTTGACGCTTTAACAAAAGGATCTATGCAGCTCGAAGTTTTAAAACTGTGGAATCTGGACAACAGAGAAAAAACTATTATAATGATTACGCACGATATCGAAGAAGCGTTGTTTTTGTCAGACCGAATTGTGGTTTTACATAATGGCCCAGCCTCTACGATTCGTGAAATAGTTACGGTAAATTTAGCAAGACCCCGAAATAAGATTGAAATCGTAAAAACCCCAGAATATATCGAATTAAGAGATCATTTATTGCATCTCTTGACTGATCATTTTTCGATTGAGGATATGGGGGTTACCTATAAAAATTAG
- a CDS encoding CmpA/NrtA family ABC transporter substrate-binding protein → MIQTKKQISTLFTTLMLVVCVVLFSSFKTNPKPPIAGEPIKLGFIPLTDCSPIVMAKELGLFKKYGVEVVVTKETSWANVRDKILTGELDGAHCLYTMPFSVYTGVGGKAGSEMKIAMMLSVNGQAITLSNDFCGKVGFKQMNKVTPVVAAKLKAEKEVTFAMTFPGGTHDLWLRNWMSLAGLNQKAVKIITIPPPQMVANMKVGNMDGYCVGEPWGGVAVKQGIGFTQIASQDIWKDHPEKALVVNKEFSEKRREDLKKVMKAIMEACIWLDNPANRKKAAAIIGKAPYVNAPADVIESRLMGDYNLGCNQGTEVYTDDYMLFYKGGTVNYPRKSYAIWAMAQFVRFGYLKEEPNYKAIADKLILQDLYEEVAKSMKIKIPTDDMKPFSLTMDKTVFNPNNPSAYLKVVKK, encoded by the coding sequence ATGATACAGACTAAAAAACAGATAAGCACACTTTTTACCACCTTGATGTTGGTAGTGTGCGTGGTTTTGTTCTCTTCTTTCAAAACAAATCCAAAACCGCCAATTGCTGGCGAACCGATCAAATTAGGTTTCATTCCCTTGACCGATTGTTCGCCAATCGTAATGGCCAAAGAATTGGGTTTATTCAAAAAATACGGCGTTGAGGTTGTTGTAACCAAAGAAACGTCTTGGGCTAATGTTCGTGACAAAATCTTAACTGGCGAATTAGACGGAGCACACTGTTTATACACTATGCCTTTTTCAGTGTACACTGGAGTAGGAGGAAAGGCAGGTTCTGAGATGAAAATCGCTATGATGCTTAGCGTAAACGGACAAGCAATTACACTATCCAATGATTTTTGTGGGAAAGTGGGATTCAAACAAATGAATAAAGTGACTCCTGTTGTGGCTGCCAAATTGAAAGCCGAAAAAGAAGTGACTTTTGCCATGACTTTCCCTGGAGGAACTCACGATTTATGGTTGAGAAACTGGATGTCATTGGCAGGATTAAATCAAAAAGCGGTAAAAATCATTACGATTCCGCCTCCTCAAATGGTTGCCAACATGAAAGTGGGTAACATGGATGGATACTGCGTAGGAGAGCCTTGGGGCGGTGTTGCAGTAAAACAAGGAATTGGATTTACACAAATTGCCTCTCAAGATATCTGGAAAGACCACCCAGAAAAAGCTTTGGTTGTCAACAAAGAATTTAGCGAGAAACGTCGCGAAGATTTAAAGAAAGTTATGAAAGCGATTATGGAAGCATGCATCTGGTTGGATAATCCAGCGAATCGTAAGAAAGCGGCCGCCATCATTGGGAAAGCGCCTTATGTAAACGCGCCTGCCGATGTAATTGAATCCAGACTGATGGGAGATTATAACTTAGGTTGTAACCAAGGAACCGAAGTTTATACCGATGATTATATGTTGTTTTACAAAGGAGGAACCGTAAACTACCCTCGTAAATCATACGCAATCTGGGCTATGGCACAATTTGTACGATTTGGATATTTGAAAGAAGAACCAAATTATAAAGCGATTGCCGATAAACTGATTCTACAGGATTTATACGAAGAAGTAGCCAAAAGCATGAAAATCAAAATCCCAACAGACGATATGAAACCTTTTTCTCTTACGATGGACAAAACGGTTTTCAACCCGAATAATCCATCTGCTTATTTAAAAGTGGTGAAAAAATAA
- a CDS encoding peptidase, with amino-acid sequence MSVFVSLSLGAIFLISITTVLIAFTPLREFIPGYSSSQLKRDATVLALKSDSLSIALKKNEAYIKSIQKVLNGDLEYAKFNKDSILSSADEALEPVDLSASEKEKELRERVNKEENTQQSSPKGKNLNTKK; translated from the coding sequence ATGAGCGTCTTTGTTTCGCTTTCATTGGGTGCTATTTTCCTGATTTCGATTACAACCGTTTTGATTGCTTTTACTCCTTTACGAGAATTCATACCCGGTTATTCTTCTTCTCAACTAAAGAGAGACGCAACGGTTTTGGCATTAAAATCGGATTCCCTTTCCATAGCTTTGAAGAAAAATGAAGCCTATATAAAATCGATTCAAAAAGTGCTGAACGGTGATTTGGAATACGCCAAATTCAACAAAGATTCTATCCTTTCAAGTGCTGATGAAGCTTTAGAACCAGTAGATTTATCAGCTTCTGAAAAAGAAAAGGAGTTGAGGGAAAGAGTGAATAAAGAAGAGAACACTCAGCAATCCTCCCCAAAAGGAAAGAACCTAAACACTAAAAAATAA
- the ntrB gene encoding nitrate ABC transporter permease, with product MSHSTTATIETEIVKKNYVLQNTFGKVIKKKNLKKASRYILEKAKSIAFACIGLTIFCGFWSLLSYYTKDALPGPKATLTVLFEMLSDPFYDYGPNDKGIGLQLFVSIKTVLLGFSLGSLFAIPFGILIGASAFFKKIFYPIVQFLKPVSPLAWFPIGLVVFKDTGMATIFIVFITSLWSTLINTAFGVGTIPQDHKNVAKAFGFSKWRYLTKVVFPYTLPHIITGLRLSISVAWLVIVAGEMLSGGAGIGFFVWDSWNALSLEKVISAIIIIGFVGIIFDGFFTMIENKVSYKA from the coding sequence ATGTCACATTCAACTACAGCAACAATCGAAACGGAGATAGTTAAAAAAAACTACGTTCTCCAAAACACTTTTGGTAAAGTAATTAAGAAAAAGAACCTTAAAAAAGCGTCACGCTATATTTTAGAAAAAGCAAAATCAATTGCGTTTGCTTGTATTGGATTGACCATTTTTTGCGGATTTTGGAGCTTATTGAGTTATTATACAAAAGATGCACTTCCTGGACCAAAGGCAACATTAACCGTTTTATTCGAAATGTTGAGCGATCCATTTTATGATTATGGCCCAAACGACAAAGGAATTGGCCTACAATTGTTTGTCTCTATAAAAACCGTTTTATTGGGATTTTCATTGGGCTCTTTATTCGCAATTCCGTTCGGAATCTTGATTGGAGCCAGTGCTTTTTTCAAAAAAATATTTTACCCTATAGTTCAGTTTTTAAAGCCAGTTTCGCCTTTGGCTTGGTTTCCTATAGGTTTGGTTGTTTTCAAAGACACCGGAATGGCGACCATATTTATAGTGTTTATCACCTCATTGTGGTCCACATTAATCAACACTGCTTTTGGGGTGGGAACGATTCCGCAAGACCATAAAAATGTAGCCAAGGCTTTTGGATTTTCAAAATGGAGATATTTAACCAAAGTTGTTTTTCCATACACCTTGCCACACATTATCACAGGATTGCGATTGAGCATCAGCGTAGCCTGGTTGGTTATCGTTGCCGGCGAAATGTTATCAGGTGGTGCAGGAATTGGATTTTTCGTATGGGACAGCTGGAATGCATTGAGTTTGGAAAAAGTGATTTCAGCCATCATCATCATCGGATTTGTGGGAATTATTTTTGACGGATTTTTTACAATGATTGAAAATAAAGTGTCTTATAAAGCTTAA
- the tatA gene encoding twin-arginine translocase TatA/TatE family subunit: MGRLGLPEILVILAVVLLLFGGKKIPELMKGLGSGVKEFKNAAKDDQPADKKEEEVK; the protein is encoded by the coding sequence ATGGGAAGATTAGGTTTACCAGAAATCCTTGTTATATTGGCAGTTGTTTTATTACTTTTTGGAGGTAAAAAAATTCCAGAATTAATGAAAGGTTTAGGAAGCGGTGTTAAAGAATTTAAAAACGCAGCCAAAGACGATCAGCCAGCTGACAAAAAAGAAGAAGAAGTAAAGTAA